CGACTCCGCTACGCGCGGCAACAGACATTGACGTTATATTAGTGTATCGAGCGCTACGTGCTTCTCGCCTCGCCCCGGCCGCTTCATTCCTATTGTGTATCGTATGAGTTGTATTCAAATGTAATATATCGCTCACCTCGTCGCACCGACTCGACGCGGTCGATGTGCAAACATTGTATCGCTGCTTTAACGATAACGTTAAACTAAATCTCATATAGTTGTAAGTTACGAGATATAACCACCAAAAATTCTTTATAGAATCTTTATTAGTGAGTAGTTAGCGGTTTAGGATAATAGTCGAGATATTATCTAAGACGTTAGATAGCTGTACGAAATATCTCTTAATgtagaacaattttattttcgactGATAACTATAACGGGCTGTGGTTGTCATCTCCATCACAAGTTTAGGTTTAAGACGAGTGAAGTATTTAACTTTAGTCGAGTGTGAGTTCATTCGCTATCAGACGCGACCCAGTATCGCTGCTGGAGCCAGTGTAGTGTTAAATTTACCCTGTaactaataatacattattattttgaggAAAGTCGACTAGTTTCGTTGCGTGGTTGCAATTATATATCTGTACTCGAGTACCAGTGGTAGATATTATCGTTTGACGTTATTCATGTGACCGCATGATACGACACATACATGAAATTAATCCGAACTTTGCTGGAATACCGACTGTATAGTTGTAACTAAAAAAACTGGTTTTATTTCTCAAAAGATTTATGgtgcaaatttatttatagcataatTTAGATAAGATACGTTTGTTATGTGAATaatcaaataagtttttttttatttttttttattatgtattctgTGTTCTTCGATTataatgtgatttttatttactcatttatacaaaatgaaattattaaagagTTAAGTCACgtgctatttatttttagtccGAATATTATAACCGTGTTTATAGGGTGTTTAATATTCGTTCggttgtacataataatatatatatttatatttataacgagaTCAGTTGTAAGGCGACCTGCGAGCGAGCCGTTCAGTGGCCGAGACCACTCGAACGCTTCGATTCCTAGTCAAAACAAACGACCTAGATTAAATATGCGAGGCTTATGTTGTTTTGCTTGTGTAACGAGTAGGCTGACGCCGAGGGTTTGAAGGTCGAAATTtgccttatatatatacacagcGCAAGTCTTGTAGTTGGGCATTACTATACTAAATGTAACGCTTGACAGTGTACTTTATGATATcatatgacgtattaaaaaatgtttatacatcACGTTTAAAGCTCGGAACACACTCGCATAATCACGATCGAGCTCAACACGGTAATATTACACAGCGATGTTACGCTCGTCTACAGTTCTGACGTATTGCTTGGTCTCGGTGTGTTCGAAGCTTTAAACTGTAAACAATCTTATTTACCTAAATGCTATTTTCGAAACATTGTATCAATATGGAATCATATAATTGGTTGAAATGATTATTACTGACATATACTGATTGTTCGTATATAatttgtacttatttataactttgGTGTGCAATTggttaatatagatttattttttatttattcaacggtataaatgaaatataaacagtatTCGAAGCTGTTATTTATACTTGTAAAGTGTTAACATccgcagtattttttttaacaaaatttatacaaatttataaggaaataattgtagaaaaaaaatcaagtctTTTGCATAATATTGTaactagtatttaaattttttcttgttTGTATGgcgcaatcaaataaaaaatgcctCTGACTAATGTGGTTTTTTTTCTGATCACCTTGTGGTAATGCAACTTTACAGCAAGACTGCTACTTTTTTACTGTGAACAACTTGACATAATTTGCTTTAATACAAGCGAATAAACCGATTATGACTGACACAGTCAGATAATAGCAATGCgtctttattgttatatatctcGTTGAAACTTCAtacttaaagtatttatttcatgaTATGCAATGCGAATGTTCTCTGATAAAAAGGCGACAGCTTATTGCTacaataaatcatttgtaaaaagaaCTATTGGCGAAGTATTGTGACATTAATACGAACAGTGAACGttgattatgtttaaaaatttatattaatcagGGAATTTCCTTGAACATTTATTCGTAATCTTAAAATGAATGTGGACGTAAgtacaaaattgtttttgttgtgattcgagatggcccagtggtttgagcACCTGAATTTAAATCTAATGAGCTTCCATTTTTGAGTAGTGTTAATAATGTTTGGGTAGTGGTcacacttaccattaggtggtccATTCACTCGTCCGCCTACAATTACCATTACCGTAAAAAATTAACCTCCAgctgaaatgaaaaaataataataataagaatcacAGATGTGTTAGATGAAATCCTAAGTGAGTGCActctatatattatacagaataaGGTCTTCTCATGAGGACAGAGGCCTTAAAGGGGGAATGAAACATTACTTTAATGTCTGATGTCAAATACACACCATCAATTCGAGAAGTCATCGGGGTGGTAATACAAGAAAATTGTATACACGTACATTATAGCGCACGTGTTGTGTACTTTGGACTGCGAGCAGCTGCCATTCTGCGTcatcatcattaataaaaatatacaattacataattGAATATACAAGTAATGATTCTTTGTACAATTGTCGGCAACGAAGCTAACGAGTGCGTCGCGTGACCAACGCCGGTCCGCAACAGTGCTATAAAGTGCTCTCGTTTTTACACGCTTACATTTTATATGGACGTCGTAAATTGACGTCCGTCGTGCTACAACTACAACTACCTACAATTTCCTTGCGAGAGTTATCATTAGGGACGAATTGAAGACATCACACTTTCATAGATATACGGTAAATGGTTGAAGTAATAAGCGAATAATTCAGTCAACGCATTGACATGTTCCTGCAgcttttgaatgaaataattgcCGAAGTTAAATCAATGATTAGAACCTATAGCATAGCATTGTTTTAAAAGATCATTTTAGACATTTATTAATcgcatatattattatgtatagagaTCATTTGGTACATACTCACAAACCGTgtaaaaatgtgtataaaagtaacagactgtaaattttccaccgctgggctaagacctcttcctttgaggaggttttagaaaatattccaacacgctgctcaacaacaatgcgggttggtggatacacctGACGCAGAATTTcgtggaaattagacacatgcagatttcctcacgaagtttcccttcaccgccgtgcacgaggtgaattatgaacacaaattaagcacatgaataaaGCATGAAGCAAAGGtgtttgcctggatttgaatccgcaatcatcggttaagatgcacacgttttAACCGCTGGCTcttagtttgtatgtatgtatgtagagaaaaaattcaataaccatcacatacaattttatgtgatggtatacatataataataaattattaaatgcgtTCATTAACGGGGTTTTATTCCCGCTGCAAAAATTTATTATCCACATCGTAGGCTGAACTAATGTAAGATAATGTTAGTTATAACAAGAATAGAATTTGAAAACTTAACACTTATCAACTAGTTCAAATTGAACGTCGACAGATATGCTAGAGCCTTTATAGGGCGATTCGGAATTTCGTCAGCGCGATTCAATTTGACCATAGTGACATCTAGCGGCAATCGCTACCGATAGGACGGAAGGAGGGGCGAAGCTGACCCTCACTGCACCCCCTCACCACCCTCTCATGTGATCaagacatatgtatataattgagaATTCAAAACTGGAACACGTAGAACGAACGAGCTACAGCGCGTTCGTGGCCGAATGAATGATTAATGAACGATATTGAGCTTTAATTTCGATAAGTACTTAAATACTAGTTACGgtttaaaatacgtttattatGCAAATGACGAACCCATTTTGTTCTACTGCAGTATTAATTACGTCGacgtctttaataataatttattatagaaaccgaagatatatttcaacttaaaaattattcttttttaggTCACCGTATGTATACCCTAATATAAACTACGATTATCACTACCCAGTACGATCATTATGTCCTTTATATACGACGTATTCTACTTTAAAACGAtcaatagttttgtatttattgtaatatttaaaacctaTTCAGACATTGTATTTCAGATATAATCATTAAACTGACACAATATTGGGGATTATTCATTGgaattttccaataaataatccTCTTATATAATCCTCTAAATCAGAAttgttagaatttattttaaagggtTTTGCTTTAATTTCTACgagttttttgtttaattatatttaaattaaatacacactgataaaaataatgactttgttttattaccaTGAAATGTTTATGTCTAAAGTTCTCTTCCTTATTATCCTTCTTTGGCGTATAAAGGTCGCAGGGTTCGGGTTAAATTTTATCGGATCAGGCCGATTTGATTACTTTTTTACGAAAAAATCCATCCATCAGCATCCTGGATCACTATCATAGTCACTagcactattttttatttacacctgacagtaagtggtcaccatcagcCTTTGGAAAAAAGATGTTATACCTGTGGTGTCTTATTTGTTATTCTTCTTGAGAGACTCATTTTGGTGAGTTTTATCAGTTCCATCACGATATACTCAAAAtaagtaactatatatatttatttctttaccgACTCCGTAGAGTTAATAAATCTACGTAAATTTAATCGTTAACACAaggtatgttatttattttccctCAAAAAATCATTCGAAGCATTTGTATCTTTAGAGCGATTTAAAAGCGCTTGGATTTTAAAGGAGCCTAATTGATTAAAGCATCACTTGGATTActgttttgcttttataatatgattGACCGTTAGCAGCCCGGTTGGCCCTACTCAAAGCTCTAACAACAGTAATTACTTTTCTTAGTACCTTCTTATGTCTCGCATTTCCTGATAAAATCACTCGCTAGAAGCTGGAAATTGAACAGGTAATCACCATATGGTTTATGTAGGCACGTCTGGATTTTACTCAAATGCTTTACTAAGAAGTCAATtcaagaaaatgaaaaaaaacatccgcttctttatatattttataaagtaatgtacgttaataaaaaaacaacaaattattttgtgGGACTATTATTACGTGTACCCATAGGTACGTGTCACAGCCAACTTTAACCAAAGTTTAATTACCCTTTTAATTAAGAGCCTGTTCATTGAACGTCTAATAAAGCTAATCCCATGGCACATACGATGTTACTACTGAATTCCAGAAAAGGTATAGAAACGATCTTCTCCAGGctgtatgatataattaatattaattgtaaccaAAAATAGGTGATAAAAGAATAAGTACACATAAATTCAGGTTTTTCGGTGATTAGTAGTTCGTTGGGAGATCGTCCAAAGTAATAAAAGTTTGATATCCGTCTTTTCATTTGTCTTTATTTTCCAAATAGAAAcgcacaaataaatatacatcacATCCATCTATTGTTCTTAAcatttacacttaaaataattcatataaataatttatttggaattCTTGACCATCGGTTTAGGATCATAGTGTTAAGGTGatctataattttaacaaaatctaattttatacataaatattttaaatcttatcgCTCAATTGCCTCACAGTCAAATGTTTCCTCTAAATAGCATTAGAGAGTATCTTTTGGATAATACTAATTGCTTTTCAAtacatattaagatatttatgaaaataatatacgaaAAAAGTGGCGTGCGCCACACTAGATTGGCCATTTAATAGTTCTAAAATGAGTTAGTATGTCACCGATCCCGTTAACGATATGATcctaaataattcaaatgatattacgtctataaataattagaattaatttaatataagtgtcCTCATAACAAACAAGGAATAAAAACATGAGCACTAAGAAGGAAGCAGTTTCATTGTGTttacaaaaatgtttcatttttacaatataaatagacattaattactttatctTCTAAACTGTATTTGACACTTTGGTAATTCATTGTTACGATTACACGATTTTATGGTCacgatcattttaataaattagtaaaaaataataattatcatatagtTAATTTCGATAGTTCCGCAGACAAGTGAGCGTCATAAGCTGCATCTCCACCAAACAACTTCTCTTAACATACTTAAGTTgtcaacatatatatacatacatagtgtTCCTGAATGCTTGGTGACTTTCAGAAGAATATCAACATAAGGCTTAATTCGTCTCTTTACGTTTGTAAAGTGCACCTtccaacaataatatattatgtataacacGATTCCACCACGAAGAGACCCTATTACGATCGactaaaacattaaacaatatacAACTTAAAATAACCACGGACTAACaagtacatttattaatatcaacaatCATACAACTATAAGGTTACGCGTACGTTAATCAAAGAACATGCGGTCGTCGAAGTATAAGTTTCGACCTCAACTTTAAGCTTTAtcacaaaaatacataatttttttaaaaatcttttcatgTTAGAAACACGTTTATACACATGGGCGTAGCAATTCATTTGAGAAATACACAATAGTGCAAAGGCACGGACATGACGATCGTTGatgttaaaattacttaaattaggtttaaatatatttccgttttttttttatttactttgacgATGTTAAGCTTTAGGCACTACTTTTGAGGCAAAGGTATTCTTGTGTTGAAGGCCATTTTCTCGCTGCGCCCATGCTTATAATTAATTCGCGTATGAAAACTATGTTTAATTCTAATTATACAATATGACTATGTCATACATAAGCGACAACTGTGACTCGAAGGGCCGTATGCGATACGGTCAGTAGCGTGAtaaacttcaaaattaattatcgtCGTGGTGAATAGTATTTCAAAGTGCACACAAAATGCAAGCCACTATAATTGATAATCAAATAAGTTTAAGCTTTTTCACAGTTATCTTTTAtagaagtacattttttttttaattttatcgatcgAGTCTAATATAAGAAGACGATAAGTACGGCGCGCGAATACATAAATGACGAGTTCACACCGACAGGAAAAACTTgagaaacttttattttaatacaagtattttgcaatttataaatcagttaatttttttttgaatctatgtttgttaatttaaattttaacggaGTTGTATTGTCTATAGTTCATCTTGTGTGAACTTAAACTTGTATCAAACTTGCTGTAAAAATTCTCAAGCGACATAACTGTAATCTACGTCATCTAACCTAGCTACAGTACAATATAACCTAcctattagtaataaaataacttcttGTTACTACTTTAGAATTGTATAGTTCCTCCCCACCCACCCAGCGAGTCCAGGGTTACGATCGAGGTATTGTAAATTAAACCTGttagtaagtaataaaaaacgaGTAGCCTTTTTGGGCTACTTGAgactaattatatcaattagcGACTCAAAATGTTATGATTAGGACACTTTAAAGctaacattcatttaaaatggATCGATTACGGTACAAATGTTTCGTCATACCATCGACATGACAATAATGTTCCATCGTAACCCTTCAAACGCCACCCTTCTTGATAACAATTAAAACGATTGAAGAGctcttaataatatacaacGAATATTTAAATGGAAACGAGAAACAAAACCAAGGGCCAACAATACACTTCGATTCCGAACCGCTTAAAGTATAACAAAGAGAATCAATATAATAACCAGCAGACCGAGGAGTATTCCAATTGCCATCCATTGACGTTTatctgaaaaagaaaaaaaaaatttaacatcatcattttattatttcgatacAGCATTTTATTATCATGAAACGGCTAAATTTACGTCGatcaacaaacaaaaattaaaaaaaaaaaaacaatgtgctGTTTTAAAACCGGTTTGCACACATTGTTTCCAGCACAAACAATGCGTGCAAAACTCCAGATCGGTCATTCGCGTAACATTAGATTTAAACTAAGCGGTAAGATTTTACATAGTTGTGTCAGGACCAACCCGTactggagcgtggtggaatatgctcctaaccttctgttcaaaagcagtgggaaatatacacGCTGTACATATATATAGGCTCTTTTACTGTATTCAGATCTTAAGACATTGGAATTAAAACTTCGTTAATAATACGAGCTCGaagttttttgtttcaaaaatctttttctaaaaattgttaatttgcaTTATAGTTATATGACGTCTCTGAGTGCAGCTGCAGGAcgcgaatatataaataagcttACAATAACTATGAACGTAGCTGTGTTATGGTaggttgatttaatttattattatcaattataatatattgcacGTAAACATTTGTCGATAACAATGACGACGTTTGATCTTTTCAaggaataactttttaaataggaaccgttttagaaatttaatttaacacaagAGAAACGAACATCATAGTATCCACATGCCGCTGAGATACTGACGTTTATAGATaagtataatagttatatttgtaCCAGCCGTGTCTGGAACTTATTGGAATGCCTCTCCAAAtaagtttgtaaattatttctacCCGAGACGCGTGGATTATGACCGATGTTTGCAGGTTCAAAcacaagcaagcaccactgaattttcaagtgattatttgtgtttataattcaactcaagATCGTCAGTCAACACATGCCACATGTACACCAACCCGCATAAGAGCAGCATAGTGGAAAAAGCTCCTAACCTTTTCACCTAAGGGACAGATTGGCTTAGCCCGCCACGAGACAAGaagattacataaattaatattctccatacttaaatgtattttaatacttcAGGAGACCCAACCAACTTCCATGGTAATCAGTCTCGAAGTTTTAAGGATTGGTCGTCAGATGTTTGTATGTCTTAGTTAGTTTATGGATGAAAtggtaacaaacagacagagtgactttcgcaattataatattagtatagatatattgatggctagtatatttgtatcaaatttgagaatgaaatgtattattttataaacttaccaTTATTCATGTGAAGGACTCTGGCGACCTTTTTAAGAGTTGAATCAAGTTTCGAATCAGCGTTCTCCATCTCCGTGTTGAGGTCGTCCAGCATACTGGGGAGAGATCACGATTTAAATACGAAGTAccttagtagggctttgtgcaagcccgtctgggtagataccaccgactcatcagatattctaccgccaaacagcagtactcagtattgttgtattccggtttgaagggtgagtgagcccgtgtaatcacaggcacaaggaacataacatcttagttcccgaggttggtggcaaattcgtgatgtaaggaatggttaatatttcttacagcgccattgtctatgagcggtagtgaccacttaccagtaGGTGACCAggtatttgctcgtccgcctgtTAAGTTCATGCAACACTTACACGGCCTGTTCGTCCAGCTCGATGCCAATCTGTTTCGAAACAGTCTTCAGCGATCCCACCGAATTGCTGATGACGTGCAACTGATCGTTTTGACCCATGAACATTTTATCTTGCATGGACATTATGTCGCCGTCGTAGGTGTCGAACCGGCTCGGGCTGTCCGTCTGATTAGCGAGCTTGGAATATTTGGAGTACTTGGGCGTCGCTGTCCAGGAATTGCCGAAGTGCATGGGGCTTTCCTCACCGAGAAGTGGCTCCCTGGCAGT
This genomic window from Vanessa atalanta chromosome Z, ilVanAtal1.2, whole genome shotgun sequence contains:
- the LOC125075736 gene encoding putative syntaxin 6 isoform X2, with translation MGLGRLRRYNKSRIVEKNSSKFKIDNKEICDRRTFIEATKQEVKVMKGKMSLNRNRDNDGTAREPLLGEESPMHFGNSWTATPKYSKYSKLANQTDSPSRFDTYDGDIMSMQDKMFMGQNDQLHVISNSVGSLKTVSKQIGIELDEQAVMLDDLNTEMENADSKLDSTLKKVARVLHMNNDKRQWMAIGILLGLLVIILILFVIL
- the LOC125075736 gene encoding syntaxin-6 isoform X1 → MTLEDPFYVVKDEVFRALNKTRGLYIRWQEISKAPVAPNSPEVEWTSTELRNALRSIEWDLEDLEDTISIVEKNSSKFKIDNKEICDRRTFIEATKQEVKVMKGKMSLNRNRDNDGTAREPLLGEESPMHFGNSWTATPKYSKYSKLANQTDSPSRFDTYDGDIMSMQDKMFMGQNDQLHVISNSVGSLKTVSKQIGIELDEQAVMLDDLNTEMENADSKLDSTLKKVARVLHMNNDKRQWMAIGILLGLLVIILILFVIL